The window TAGCAAAAGAGTTATCTAAATCGGTATGCCCGGAAATAATCAGTACATTTTTCATATAGCATTCTTTTTCAAAATGACATTCATAAATTTAATAGAGTAAGCCCTTATTCTCGCGAGAGGGCTTCTTGTACAGCAGTGATAGATATTTGGCCTACTATGCGGCAAACCCACCATCAACCGCATAGTCAGAACCCGTCACAAAACTGGCTTCTTCTGAAGCCAGAAATGAAACCACATACGCGACATCTTCAGCTATATAAGCAATCCGCGAATTTTGTTTTGCTGATTCTTTTAATGCGTCGATGTTGCGCCCCAGAATCACGACATGACAGCCATGATCGGCCAAATGCTTAGCAATTGTGCGCCCAATGCCAGAACCGCCTCCGGTAACCAAAGCGACTTTATCATTAAATTTTGCACTCATGATTCACTCACATCCTGTCGATCGCTTGAACATAATTGTCTCAGTATCATAAACGGTCATTTATCGATGTTAAGGCCACATTGGGTTGAACGATCATTAACTTAAGGTTGTTAGTGATCGCACTGATAACGCGTTATAATTTATGTCCAGATGAATTAAATTCAATTAATATCAAATAGTTAATATAAGGTAAAATGTAAATGGAACTCTCTCAGCATATCCGGGCCAT is drawn from Pectobacterium aroidearum and contains these coding sequences:
- a CDS encoding SDR family oxidoreductase, which translates into the protein MSAKFNDKVALVTGGGSGIGRTIAKHLADHGCHVVILGRNIDALKESAKQNSRIAYIAEDVAYVVSFLASEEASFVTGSDYAVDGGFAA